AGCCCGCCGCCGTGAGCGCGTGCAGCAGGAAGCCGAGCAGCCTGGTGACGAGCACCGAGCGCTCCACTCCCGGCTCCCCGAGGTAGGCCACCGACGTGACGATCGCCCACAGGGGCGAGGTCTCTCCGGTGGCGGGCACGCCGGGGTTGTAGCTGAGGCCCTCGCCCCGGGCCACGCTGCGCGCGTACACGGCGTGGATCCACGCGTCATCGAGCGGAAAGCCCCGCTCCCGCCAGTAGTCGGGCACGAGCGCGAAGGTGCTCATCAGCACCGCGAGCGCGCAGAGCACGCCCACGAGCCCGGTGACACGTCCGTTCGGAAGAGAGGGTGAGGCGGGGGAGGAAGGACCGTTCATGAACGATCGCGACTCTATGTCAGCTCCATGTCCGGAGTGGGGCGGCGAGCCTCTTGCCTCCCGCGGTCCACCCGCTCACGCCGCGGGAGTGAGCTGGGCCCGCTCCAGGCTGCGCCGCAGGCGATCTCGCATCACGTTGGGCATCGTCTCGGCGCGGCGCAGGGCCTCCTCCAGGATGAGCCGCGCCTGCGCCCGCTCGCCCCGCCGCAGCCAGTCCAGGCCCCGCAGCTCCAGCACCTCCAGCGGCTCCTGCTCCACCGAGAATTCATTGGAGCGCGCGAGCAGCGCGTCCCACTCCTCGGCGCCCGCGTCGCGCGTGGCCAGCTCCACCAGGGAGAAGATGACTTCCTCCGAGGGGGTGAACTCCGCGCCGCTCTGCTTCAGCGTCCGGCGGATGTCCATGAGCAGCTCGCGCGCCTGGGCGTCCTGGCCGGTATACGCGAGCGAGCGCGCCTGCAGCAGCAGGGCCCAGGGCCGCGGGGCCATCTCCGGGTGGTGCCGCTCCAGCTCGATGGCGCGGGCGATGTGGGGGGCCGCTTCCTGCGTGTTGCCCGCCTGGTAGAGCAGCTCGCCCATGTTGTGCTCGGCGAAGTACTCCCAGCCCACCATGCCCAGCTCGCGCCCCAGTTGCATGAAGCGCTCCTGGTCCTGCATCGCGCCCTGGAAGTCGTCGCGCGCCACCCACAGGTTGCGGCGGTTGCAGATGGCGCTGCCCAGGTGCAGCCGATCGCCACGCTCGGTGCACGCGGCGATGACCTCCTCGAAGAGCTGCTCGGCCTCGTCGATGCGGCCGATGTTGGGCAGGATGACGCCGAGCAGCAACTGCGCCACGATCCGAGACTCGTAGCCCGCGTCCCCGAGCTTCCGGGCTCGCTCGGCCGCTTCCTGCAGCGGCTCGCAGCATTCCTCCCAGCGACCATTGCGGAACTGCGCACGCCCCGCGCCCAGCAGCAGCCGCACCTGCAAGAGCGGCGATTGGTGGTTGCCGGCGTCGGCCATCTGCTGGGCCGCGTACACGCGCTCCTCCGAGCGCGCGTAGTCGTTGATCCAGTCGTAGGCCATGGCCTCTTCCAGCATCAGGTCCACCTCGGCGGCGGAGTCGCCGATCTCCCGCGCCAGCTCACGCGCCCCGGCGAAGTCCGCCAGCGAGTCCTCGTAGCGCCCCACGCGGTAGCGCATGAGCCCCCGGCCCCGCAGCACGGTGAGCCGCCGGCGCCGATCCCCGCTGTCGAGCAGCTCCAGGGCGCGCGTATAGGTGGACTCGGCCTCGATGTAGGCGTGCCGGCCGCGCGCGGACTCGGCCAGGTCGATGTAGAGCGCGGCCGCCTCGTCGTGCAGGCCCGCGGCGGCGGCGTGCAGGGCCAGACGCGGCAGGCGTTGACGCTCGGCGGCGCCCGCCGCGCTGGAGTAGTAGCGGAAGGCGGCGCTGTGGATGCGCTCGCGGTCCGCCTCGGGCAGCGAGCGCTCCACGGTGACGCGCAACAGCTCGTTGCGGAAACTCAGCCCCTCCTGGCGGTGGGACACGAGCAGCCCCAGGTCCACCAGCCGGCGCGTGGCGTGGCGGGGATCCAACGGGAAGTCCGTCTCCTCCAGCTTGGACACCACGCCCTCGGCCTCGGCGGCGGTGAAGTCCGGACCGAGCAGGGCGCACAGGCGCGCATGCGCCGCGAGCTCCGCGGGCAGCGCTCCCAGCTCGCGATCCGCCAGCCAGTCCACCAGCCGCATCTCCGGCATGCGCTCCAGCTCGTCGGTGGCCAGGAACCAGCTCCCGCCACTGGCGCGCTGGCGCACGAGCCCCTGGCGCTTGAGGCCGCGCACCAGCTCCACGAGGAACAGGGGGACACGCTGGGCACGCTCGGTCAGACGCTCCAGCGCGGCCGCGGGGACGTTCTCCACCGGGCGCAGCAGCGTGCGGCATAGCTCCATGGCGCTCGGGGGCGCCAGGGCCCCCAGGGGCAGCACGTGCCGGCGCGCGGCGCGCGTGCCCCACGAGGGGCGGATGCGCTCGAAGCCCGGCCGCGCGAACACGCAGATCCACAGGGGCAGGCGCGACTCGGCGAGCGCGGCGTATTCCAGCGCGTCCAGCGCCGTCTCCTCGGCGTACTGCGCGTCGTCGAGGATGAGGCACAGCCGCTGGCGGCGGGCGCGCGCGGCCAGCAGCTCGCCCGTGGCGCGCATGGCCAGCGTGCGCAGCGCACCGGGGGCCGCGGCCCAGTTCTGCAGTCCGGCGGCACCCGGCGCGAGCCAGCCCAGGGTGGAGGCCACGCCGGGCCACAGCTCCTGGGCCAGCGCGGGGCCGAGCAGCTCCGTGCAGGTGGCGCGCCCTTCCGTCTCCGAGCCCGTCAGCTCCTGCTCGTTGCGGAAGCCGTAGAGCGCGCCGCGCAGCAGCATGCGCAGGGTGCCCTCGGGGTCTCCCTGCACGGGCTCGCGGGCGCGCCACGTGGCGATGCGCGTGTGGGTCAGCGACATGTGGAGCTGTTGGGCGAGCGCGGCGCTCAGGTGCGTCTTGCCGTGGCCGCGGTCGCCCAGCACCGTGACGAGCGTGGGCGCTCCATCCACCAGCGCCCGGCCCGCGCTCTCGAGCAGCTCGGTCAGCTCGTTGCCCCGGCCCACCAGCACCCCGCTGCCGTGCTGGAGGATGGTGACGTCCTCGGGCCCCGGGCTGGTGGACGCGATGCGGAAGATGCCGTCGCGCTCCGTCACGGGCTCGCACCGCAGATCCGGCAGGGCCTCCACCGCCGCGCCGGTGAGCAACAGCGCCGAGGTGTCCTGGTCCCTCGGGTAGCGGTCCTGGCGCGCGAAGATGGGGCTGAGGTAGCGCGCGGGGCCTCCGGCGCGGCGCTGCACCGTCACGGTGACCACGTCCACCAGCGCGGCGGGGGCGAGGTTCTGCAGGGCGAGCCCCTCGGCGGCCTGGCGGGCGCGCTGCACGGGGTTTTCGCCCGCGTCCGGATCGAATGCGCCCGCGAAGCGTGTGCCGTCGTGGAAGACCATCTGTCCGCCGAAGCTGGCCAGTGCCCTCTGCACGGTGACGGGATTGGCGCCCGAGCGGAAGAAGAGCACCGCCACCGAGCGCCGCACGCCCGCGGACGGGGAGGCGGCGGGCCTGTCCACCGTGGGCACGAGCAGCTGCACGGGACTGGGAGGCTTCTCGGCCTGTGTCAGGGCCTCCTGGAGTTCGCGCCGCAGGTCGGCCACGGAGTCGGGGCGGAACCTGCGCTCCTTGGCGAGGCAGCGCAGCACGAGCTGCTCGAGGGGCGCCGGTATCGGGGCCAGCTCCGAGGGCCGCAGGGGTCGGCGCGACAGGTGCGCCTGGATGACGTCCACCGAGGTGCCGAAGAAGGGCGGCCGTCCGGTGAGCATCTCGTAGAAGAGCACGCCGAGCGCATAGAGGTCCGAGCGGGCGTCGAGGCCGTGGGGACCCGCGCACTGCTCGGGGGACATGTACTCGGCGGTGCCGGCGAAGGACAGGCCCAGGGGGGGCGTGGCGTCGTCTGGGGAGGCGGTGACGATGAGGTCGCCCGCGGGCCGCGCGAGGCCGAAGTCGAAGAAGCCCGCGGTGTGCGTCGTGTCGTCGAGGAAGATGTTCTCGGGCTTGAGATCCCCGTGCAGGAAGCCCCGCTCATGCACCACCGCGAGCGCGTCGAGCAGCGCGCGCGCCCGGGGGGTGAACTCGGCCAGGGGCATGGGGCCCGCCCGCTGCGCCATGCGCTGGGCGAGGGTGGGCCAGGGGATGAACTGCATGACGAGGTAGGCGGCCCCATCGGGCAGCACCCCCGTGTGGTGCACGGCGGGCACGGTGGGCGGGCCGATGGCGCGCATCACCTGGGCCTCGCGCTCGAGCTGGGCGCGCGCCTGGGGAATCTCGGGGTGGGCGACCTTGATGGCCACGCGCTCGCCATCGGACTCGCGCCGGGCGGAGTAGACCGAGCCGAACCCTCCGCGAGCGATCTCCTTTTCCAGGAGATAGCCGGCGATGTGACGCCATGGCGCCGCCCGGCCGTCCCCCCCGTGGGGTGAGTCGGTCGGGGTTGCTCCTCGGGGACAATGCGCGTGGGCCCCCTCCCAACGCTGTCCGCATGTCACGCACCGCGGCACGTCCGGGAGTCTACCACCCTCTGGGCGATCCTCCTCCAAATGACCCCGGATGGTGGACACCGTCTCATTCCCCGGTACATCCCCTTTGTTCAGCGTGCGCCATCACTGCACTTCAACGCGAGGGTTCTGGCCTTCGGACCCATACGCTGAGTGGAAGGGGGCCGCCCTGTTTCACATGCGGGAGGGGGGCCCCGACTGTCCTAGCGCTGGGTGGAGCGGCGCGCGAGCGCGTGTGCCGTCTTGCGGCGGCGGCTGACCAGGACGAGCAGGCTCACCATGCCGGCGAGGAGCAGGGGCGTGCCGCCGGTGGCCGAGGCACCACCGCAGCTCTGGGGCTGCAGGCCGTCCTCGTAGGGGTTCGGCGAGCCAGGCACCAGGCCGGAGGTTCCCGGGGAGCTGCCCGAGGAGGGACCCTGGGTGACGGCGCCGCCGTTGTTCGACTCATCGGGCGGGCCGCTGGTCGGATCGTCCATGTCGGGGGCGGCGTCGATCGGCTGCTCCGGCGCGGAGGGATCCACCTGGGGCTCCTGGGTGGCCACGGCGGGCAGCACGTCTTCCAGGGCCGTGCTCTGCACGAAACCGTCATGGTAGACGATGCCCTCCGGCTTGATGGAGGCGTCCCGGTACAGGCCCATCTTGAGGTAGTTGCGCTGGCTGCCGAACTGCGTGGCCATGTACGTCTTGGGCAGCACCACCTTGCCATCGTGGTACAGCTCGATGAAGCCGACCTTCTTGTCGGAGGACCACTTCACGTGGAGGATGAAGTCGTTCCAGTGATCGCGCTGCATGGGCGACGTCCAGACGACCTTGCCGCTGCTGCCACCCACCCGCAGGTTCAGCCGATCATTGACCACGTAGAGCTCGAGCGGGGGGGAGCCGCTGTGGCCTTCCTGGTGCCACTGGGTGAACAGCGCCCACTTGGGCGAGCTCGGAAAGCTGGCGGGGAAGAGCGTGCTCCACTTGTAGAAGTATTCGGAGCCCGGGGTTTCCCGGCTCAGATAGACCAGTTCGTTGCGGTTGCCGCTGGCCTTGATGGGATTGTCCCCCTGGCGCACGGTGGTCTTCAACGCGTAACGACCCTCGCGCACCGGCGAGGTCACCACCAACAGGCGGTTCGAGGACACGCTCTGCTCGGCGTCCCACTGAGAGAGATTTCCGGTTTCGAGGTCGCCCTTCCAGACGACGGAGGCCGAGGCCAGGGTGGGCACCAGCAGCGCGAGGGCGGCAACGTTCAGCAGTCGCTTCAATCTGTGTCCTTTCGTCGTTGGGACCACAAGGACAAGCGACTTGCTTTTTAACTTCCCAATGACGTGTCCCCGTCATCCCCCCGATGGGAAATCGAGGCTGGCTCGCCTGCCCAGGAAGGAGCCCCCCGAGGGCCCTGGAGCAGGCCCTCGGGGTGAGCAGTCATTGAGACGAGAGGTTTCAGGCGTTTAGCGCCGCGGCGTGGTGCCGCAGGTGGTCCGCCATGAAGGTCGAAACGAAGTAATAACCGTGGTCATACCCGTCCTGGGAGCGGAGTGTCAGGGGCTGCCCCGCCTGCTCGCAGGCAGCGCGCAACAATTCGGGCTTGAGCTGCTCCGCGAGGAATTTGTCGTTCGTGCCCTGGTCCACGAGCAAGGGGGGAACGCGCGCCCCGCCGCGCAGCAATTCCGTGGCATCCCAGGCGCGCCACGCCTCGGTGTCCGGTCCGAGGTAGGTGCCAAAGGCCTTCTGTCCCCAGGGGCAGCGCATGGGCGCGCTGATGGGGGCGAAGGCGGACACGGAGCGGTAGCGGCCCGGCTGGCGCAGCGCGCAGACGAGCGCGCCATGGCCTCCCATGGAGTGGCCGAAAATCCCCTCGCGGTCCATCCGGGCGGGGAAGTGCTTGCCCACCAGCTCGGGCAGCTCCCGGGTGACATAGCTGTACATGCGGAAGCGCGAGGCCCAGGGCACCTGGGTGGCATCCAGGTAGAAGCCGGCGGCGGTGCCCACTTCCCAGTCCACGTCTTCCTTGGGAATGCCTGTCTGGCGCGGGCTGGTGTCGGGCACCACCAGCATCAAGCCCAGCTCGGCGGCGAGCCGCTGTGCACCGCCCTTGATGAGGAAGGTGTCCTCGGTGCACGTGAGGCCGGAGAGGTAGTAGAGGACCGGTACCTTGCCCGCCTGGGCCTGGGGCGGCAGGTAGACGGCGAAGCGCATCTCGCCGCCGCACTCCTGGGACGTGTGCTTGTAGAAGCCGACGGAGCCGCCGAAGCAGCGGTTCTCGGCGTGGGGTTTCAGGGCGTCCATGGCTAGTACTTCACCACCGTGCGGATGGACTCGCCCTTGTGCATCAGGTCGAAGCCCTCGTTGATGCGCTCCAGGGGCAGGGTGTGGGTGACGAGGTCATCCACGTTGATCTTCTTGTCCATGTACCAGTCGACGATGCGGGGCACGTCGGTGCGGCCGCGAGCGCCGCCGAACGCGCTGCCCTTCCACACGCGTCCGGTGACGAGCTGGAAGGGCCGGGTGCTGATCTCCTGCCCGGAGGCGGCCACGCCGATGATGATGCTCTCGCCCCAGCCGCGGTGGCAGCACTCGAGCGCCTGGCGCATGGTGTTCACGTTGCCGATGCACTCGAAGCTGTAGTCGGCGCCGCCACCGGTGAGGTTGACGAGGTAGGGCACGAGCTCCGCCGCGGGCATGTCCGCCGGGTTGACGAAGTGCGTGAGGCCGAACTTCTCGGCCATGGCGCGCCGGCCGGGGTTCAGGTCCACGCCGACGATCTGATCCGCGCCCACCATGCGGCACGCCTGCACCACGTTGAGCCCGATGCCGCCCAGGCCGAAGACGACCACCCGCGCGCCCGCCTCCACCTTGGCCGTGTAGACGACGGCGCCCACGCCCGTGGTCACCCCGCAGCCGATGTAGCAGACCTTGTCGAAGGGCGCGTCCTCGCGGATCTTCGCCACGGCGATCTCCGGCAGCACCGTGTACTGCGCGAACGTGGACGTGCCCATGTAGTGGTGGATGGGCTCCTTGCCGAGCCGGAAGCGGCTGGTGCCATCCGGCATGAGCCCCTTGCCCTGGGTGGCGCGGATGGCCGTGCACAGGTTCGTCTTGCGCGACAGGCACGACTTACACTGGCGGCACTCGGGCGTGTAGAGCGGGATGACGTGGTCCCCCTTCTTCACCGAGGTGACGCCCGGGCCCACGTCCACCACGATGCCCGCGCCCTCGTGGCCGAGGATGCTGGGAAACAGGCCCTCGGGATCCTTGCCGGACAGCGTGTACGCGTCCGTGTGGCAGATGCCCGTCGCCTTGAGCTCGATGAGCACCTCGCCCGCCTTGGGTCCTTCGAGATGCACCGTCTCGATGCGCAGGGGCTTGCCGGGTTCGAACGCGATGGCGGCCTTGATGTCCATGGTGATGCCTCGTGGGTTGGGGGAGCTGTAGCGCGACGTGGCGGAGCGTAACGGAGCAGTGCGCGGCCTCCGCCAGAGATCTTCTTCATCGGCCGAAGAATTGCGCTTGCCGCGCGGCGCGGTAACACAGGCGGTACGCATGAGAGGTGAAGTCAACAGAGGACGGCGAAGCACGGGGCCCGGCGGGACGCGGCTCCTCGTGGCCTCGTTGTGTCTCTCCCTGTTGGCTTCCGGTTGCGCGAGTGTGGACACCTCGCTCGACGCGCTCTCCTTCTACTTGGAGGAGAACATCCCGCACACGCACGGTCCGGCCCCCAGGCCCCCCGCTCCCGCGCGGAACACCGTGTCACCCCAGCGCTCCGCCCGTGTCCGGGGAGTGCTCCTGGTGGGCCTCGCGGTCCGCCCGGAGGTTCCACCGCCCCCCGCGGTGAAGCCGGGGCTCCCGCTGTCCGCTCCCCGCCCGGAGGTGTCCCCTCCGGCGCTGGCAGGAAGAACCGAGCACCCGTGGGTACACCAGGTGCTCCCCTCCTCTAGAGGGAATGACGCGCATGTGCTCCGTGAGGCGGTTGCCGGAGTCATGCGGGTGGAGCGAACAGTTCGCCGCGGGCAGGTGAGCATGCCCGGAGTCGTTCGCGGCAGGGAGAGTGTGTCGCCAAGGCCCTTCGTCACGGCGTCTTCGCTGACGAGCGGCCTCTCTCGAAGTTCGGGTGGTGTGCCGCCCGGCCAGGTCCTCGCACGGGGAGCGCCCGGCGTCTCGCGGGGACTCGAGTACGCTCGTGGGCCTGGTGTGCCTTCCCCCGAGGGAGGGGGAGGGCGAGCCCGACAGCTCGTTTCCGGGGGTGCTGCCGGAAGGCGAGGGTCCGCCCATGCGGGCGGGTTCGGGCTCCTCCCACCAGGAGGGGCCCTGGCGATACGGGTGAAGGGAGCAACAGGGGCCGGTCCTCCGCGCCCCGAGCACTCGTACGCCTTCGCCCGGCGTGGACGACTGACGCGTCCATCTCCAGGAGCGGGGACGTTGGTGGGCGTGCCTCTGGTGGGGCAAGCCGGGCAATACCATGAGCGTGTCCGAGATGGAGGGGAGCGCCACGCTCGAGTCCATCACCCGGACCACCGCGTCCACCGTCCGCGGGGGGACCACGCCGTGAACCGTGCTCGCCGAGCGCTCGTCGGCCTCGCCAGCCTGGGAACCAGTGCGCCCTCCGGGAGTGGAGGGCCTGAGCCCGCTCGTGCTCAACACCTCGAGGACCGAGGCGGAGGTCGAAGCGGGCGAGCCTTACCGCGCCAGGGTGGACGCGGTGTGGAACATCACTCGTCCGCCGGCACGTCGTAGCGCGGCGTCAGGTCGACCACGTGCATCGTGAGCAGGTGGTAGATGATGACGTTGCTCACCCAGAAGAAGATGGCCGGGACGCTCACGTACACGAGCGCCGCGCCGGGCCAGACGTGCAGGTGCTTGCCGGTGAGCGCCACGGCCATGAAGCCGCCGATCCACTCTCCCACCCAGCACACCACCGAGCCGATGCAGACGCGCGACCAAGCCTTCATCTGCCGGGGGTGGAACCAGTAGTAGTGCATCGTCCACATCAGGAAGACCGAGCCCACCCACAGCACCATGCTCCCGAAGGAGAACCAGCCGTAGGGGGAGTCCGGGTACAGCCAGCCGTAGGTCCCGTTCACCGCCTTCCAGGCCTGGTTCTGGGCCAGCTCGAGCAGCCACAGCAGCGGCGCCACATAGAGGATCTGCGTGGCGAGCACCCGGGCGTAGACGCCAAACGACCGGTGGGGGGTGGTTTGAGTCAGCGCAATCGCGTTCGCGTTCATGGTGGTCTCCCGTCAACGGAGCGGTGTCGTGGGAGCCCACTGATTGCCTTGACTGGGGGGATGACTGCTTTCCTACGACCGCCAACCGCTTCCACCAGGGCGCCAACCCATGAATATTCTGTCAGGGCGGGCGTTGGCGGCCGGGCTCGTGCCACCCTTCGATAGGAGCGTTCCATGGCCTCGTCACCCCCTCGTAACATGACCGACTACGAAGCCACCTGGCGTGGCTTCCGGTGGAACCGCCCGGAATTCTTCAACTTCGCCGCGGACGTCACCGACCGCTGGGCCCGGGAGCGCCCCGAGGCCCTGGCGCTGCAATGGAGCGACGAGGGCGGGGCGGAGCGGAGCTTCACCTGGAGTGAGGTGCGGCGGCACTCGCTGCATGCGGCGCGCTTCCTGACGGGCCTGGGCCTGCGCAAGGGCGAGCGCGTCTTCGTGATGATGCCGCGGGTGCCGGAGTGGTGGTTCCTGGTGCTCGGGTGCATCCGCGCGGGCATCGTCTTCATGCCGGGCACCCCCATGCTCACCCCCAAGGACGTGCGCTACCGGCTGGAGGCCGCGGGAGCCCACGGCGTCATCGCGGACGCGAGCTGCCTGGACCGGTTCGAGGGGCTCGCGGGCACGGGCGCCGTGAGGCATTGGGTGTCCGTGGGGTCGGCGCCCTCTCCCTGGGTGGCGTACTCGTCCGAGGCGGCGCCGGAGGACGCGTCCGGCGACTCCTTCGAGCGCACGCGGGCGGATGATCCGATGCTGCTCTACTTCACGTCGGGCACCACGGGCATGCCCAAGCGGGTGCAGCACACGCAGGCCAGCTATGGCCTGGGGCACGAGGTGACGGGCCGCTACTGGTTGGACCTGACGCCGGAGGACCGGCACCTGACGCTGTCGGACACGGGGTGGGCCAAGTGCGCCTGGGGCAAGCTCTTCGGTCCGTGGAGCCAGGGCGCGTGCAACGTGGTGTACGACTTCCGGGGCCGCTTCGACCCCGAGCGCTTCCTGAGGATGCTCGAGCGGCAGCGGGTGACGACGTTCTGCGCGCCGCCCACGGCATGGCGGGCGCTCGTGCAGAAGGACCTGTCCGCGTATGACCTGTCCGCGCTGCGGCACGTGGCGAGCGCGGGCGAGCCGCTCAACCCCGAGGTCATCGACACCTGGAAGCAGGCCACGGGGCTGACCATCCGCGAGGGTTACGGCCAGACGGAATCGGTGGTGGTGGTGGGCATGTTCTCCTGCCTGGAGCCGCGCGTGGGCTCCATGGGCAAGCCCACGCCGGGCTTCGTCGTGTCGGTCATCGACGACGCGGGCCGGGAGGTGCCCTCGGGGCAG
Above is a window of Cystobacter fuscus DNA encoding:
- a CDS encoding serine/threonine-protein kinase PknK, giving the protein MPRCVTCGQRWEGAHAHCPRGATPTDSPHGGDGRAAPWRHIAGYLLEKEIARGGFGSVYSARRESDGERVAIKVAHPEIPQARAQLEREAQVMRAIGPPTVPAVHHTGVLPDGAAYLVMQFIPWPTLAQRMAQRAGPMPLAEFTPRARALLDALAVVHERGFLHGDLKPENIFLDDTTHTAGFFDFGLARPAGDLIVTASPDDATPPLGLSFAGTAEYMSPEQCAGPHGLDARSDLYALGVLFYEMLTGRPPFFGTSVDVIQAHLSRRPLRPSELAPIPAPLEQLVLRCLAKERRFRPDSVADLRRELQEALTQAEKPPSPVQLLVPTVDRPAASPSAGVRRSVAVLFFRSGANPVTVQRALASFGGQMVFHDGTRFAGAFDPDAGENPVQRARQAAEGLALQNLAPAALVDVVTVTVQRRAGGPARYLSPIFARQDRYPRDQDTSALLLTGAAVEALPDLRCEPVTERDGIFRIASTSPGPEDVTILQHGSGVLVGRGNELTELLESAGRALVDGAPTLVTVLGDRGHGKTHLSAALAQQLHMSLTHTRIATWRAREPVQGDPEGTLRMLLRGALYGFRNEQELTGSETEGRATCTELLGPALAQELWPGVASTLGWLAPGAAGLQNWAAAPGALRTLAMRATGELLAARARRQRLCLILDDAQYAEETALDALEYAALAESRLPLWICVFARPGFERIRPSWGTRAARRHVLPLGALAPPSAMELCRTLLRPVENVPAAALERLTERAQRVPLFLVELVRGLKRQGLVRQRASGGSWFLATDELERMPEMRLVDWLADRELGALPAELAAHARLCALLGPDFTAAEAEGVVSKLEETDFPLDPRHATRRLVDLGLLVSHRQEGLSFRNELLRVTVERSLPEADRERIHSAAFRYYSSAAGAAERQRLPRLALHAAAAGLHDEAAALYIDLAESARGRHAYIEAESTYTRALELLDSGDRRRRLTVLRGRGLMRYRVGRYEDSLADFAGARELAREIGDSAAEVDLMLEEAMAYDWINDYARSEERVYAAQQMADAGNHQSPLLQVRLLLGAGRAQFRNGRWEECCEPLQEAAERARKLGDAGYESRIVAQLLLGVILPNIGRIDEAEQLFEEVIAACTERGDRLHLGSAICNRRNLWVARDDFQGAMQDQERFMQLGRELGMVGWEYFAEHNMGELLYQAGNTQEAAPHIARAIELERHHPEMAPRPWALLLQARSLAYTGQDAQARELLMDIRRTLKQSGAEFTPSEEVIFSLVELATRDAGAEEWDALLARSNEFSVEQEPLEVLELRGLDWLRRGERAQARLILEEALRRAETMPNVMRDRLRRSLERAQLTPAA
- a CDS encoding polysaccharide lyase, which produces MKRLLNVAALALLVPTLASASVVWKGDLETGNLSQWDAEQSVSSNRLLVVTSPVREGRYALKTTVRQGDNPIKASGNRNELVYLSRETPGSEYFYKWSTLFPASFPSSPKWALFTQWHQEGHSGSPPLELYVVNDRLNLRVGGSSGKVVWTSPMQRDHWNDFILHVKWSSDKKVGFIELYHDGKVVLPKTYMATQFGSQRNYLKMGLYRDASIKPEGIVYHDGFVQSTALEDVLPAVATQEPQVDPSAPEQPIDAAPDMDDPTSGPPDESNNGGAVTQGPSSGSSPGTSGLVPGSPNPYEDGLQPQSCGGASATGGTPLLLAGMVSLLVLVSRRRKTAHALARRSTQR
- the fghA gene encoding S-formylglutathione hydrolase: MDALKPHAENRCFGGSVGFYKHTSQECGGEMRFAVYLPPQAQAGKVPVLYYLSGLTCTEDTFLIKGGAQRLAAELGLMLVVPDTSPRQTGIPKEDVDWEVGTAAGFYLDATQVPWASRFRMYSYVTRELPELVGKHFPARMDREGIFGHSMGGHGALVCALRQPGRYRSVSAFAPISAPMRCPWGQKAFGTYLGPDTEAWRAWDATELLRGGARVPPLLVDQGTNDKFLAEQLKPELLRAACEQAGQPLTLRSQDGYDHGYYFVSTFMADHLRHHAAALNA
- a CDS encoding S-(hydroxymethyl)glutathione dehydrogenase/class III alcohol dehydrogenase is translated as MDIKAAIAFEPGKPLRIETVHLEGPKAGEVLIELKATGICHTDAYTLSGKDPEGLFPSILGHEGAGIVVDVGPGVTSVKKGDHVIPLYTPECRQCKSCLSRKTNLCTAIRATQGKGLMPDGTSRFRLGKEPIHHYMGTSTFAQYTVLPEIAVAKIREDAPFDKVCYIGCGVTTGVGAVVYTAKVEAGARVVVFGLGGIGLNVVQACRMVGADQIVGVDLNPGRRAMAEKFGLTHFVNPADMPAAELVPYLVNLTGGGADYSFECIGNVNTMRQALECCHRGWGESIIIGVAASGQEISTRPFQLVTGRVWKGSAFGGARGRTDVPRIVDWYMDKKINVDDLVTHTLPLERINEGFDLMHKGESIRTVVKY
- a CDS encoding acyl-CoA synthetase, producing the protein MASSPPRNMTDYEATWRGFRWNRPEFFNFAADVTDRWARERPEALALQWSDEGGAERSFTWSEVRRHSLHAARFLTGLGLRKGERVFVMMPRVPEWWFLVLGCIRAGIVFMPGTPMLTPKDVRYRLEAAGAHGVIADASCLDRFEGLAGTGAVRHWVSVGSAPSPWVAYSSEAAPEDASGDSFERTRADDPMLLYFTSGTTGMPKRVQHTQASYGLGHEVTGRYWLDLTPEDRHLTLSDTGWAKCAWGKLFGPWSQGACNVVYDFRGRFDPERFLRMLERQRVTTFCAPPTAWRALVQKDLSAYDLSALRHVASAGEPLNPEVIDTWKQATGLTIREGYGQTESVVVVGMFSCLEPRVGSMGKPTPGFVVSVIDDAGREVPSGQEGDIAVRVKPERPVGLFDGYLEDDAANETAFRGDWYVTGDRAVKDADGYFWFVGRRDDVVKTSGYRVGPFEVESALLEHAAVVESAVVGVPDERLGQRLKAYVVLAPGFTGSEALASELQEHVKRTTAPYKYPREIEFVTELPKTVSGKIRRNELRALALGRPPAKD